The following are encoded in a window of Telmatobacter sp. DSM 110680 genomic DNA:
- a CDS encoding FAD-dependent oxidoreductase — translation MSTATLPDDLLLRERFGDIKPPLEPQAAVIEANRCLNCFDAPCTGACPTHIDVPGFIKRISTGNVRGSALRILDANILGGSCAKACPVEVLCEGACVMHRYNHAPIQIARLQRYAMDSFQATGEELLTAPRGSRNVQVACIGGGPASLACAAELCRHGASATILERQDLPGGLNTYGVAEYKLRAADSLREAEMIRRMGVEFRTGAAIETAEALEELESEFDFIFLGVGLGAMQRMNIPGEDQKGVLNALEFIASYKTARLRELSGTVVVVGAGNTAIDAANAARRLGAETVYLLYRRGESDMSAFDFEYEHAKQEGVQFLWRRQPYAIRASERGRLLLDTVQVSEVDKALLPISDSQYTIECDYVVPAIGQSPFAQLVQELRRIELRGGVIVTDPETGQTGNSRYFAGGDCANGGREVVDAVADGKRAAQAILKIAEAAYA, via the coding sequence ATGAGTACCGCAACTTTACCCGACGATCTTCTGCTGCGTGAACGCTTCGGCGACATTAAACCGCCGCTTGAGCCTCAAGCCGCAGTAATTGAAGCCAATCGTTGCCTGAACTGTTTTGACGCGCCCTGCACCGGCGCCTGTCCGACGCACATCGACGTACCTGGATTTATCAAGCGCATCAGCACCGGCAATGTTCGCGGTTCGGCCCTTCGTATTCTTGACGCCAATATCCTGGGTGGAAGCTGCGCCAAGGCTTGCCCCGTGGAAGTGCTCTGCGAAGGCGCCTGCGTGATGCATCGCTACAATCATGCTCCCATTCAGATTGCCCGGCTGCAGCGTTACGCGATGGATTCGTTCCAGGCGACCGGCGAAGAACTATTGACTGCTCCGCGTGGATCGCGCAACGTGCAGGTTGCATGTATTGGAGGAGGGCCGGCGTCTCTGGCTTGTGCGGCGGAACTTTGTCGACACGGCGCTTCAGCCACCATCCTCGAGCGGCAGGATCTGCCGGGGGGGCTGAATACCTACGGAGTGGCCGAGTACAAGCTACGCGCGGCCGACAGCCTGCGCGAGGCCGAGATGATTCGCCGCATGGGCGTCGAGTTTCGCACAGGCGCCGCCATCGAAACCGCCGAAGCGCTGGAAGAACTCGAATCGGAATTCGACTTTATCTTTCTCGGCGTGGGGTTGGGCGCGATGCAGCGCATGAATATTCCGGGCGAGGATCAGAAGGGCGTGTTGAACGCGCTGGAATTCATCGCGTCATACAAGACGGCGCGTCTGCGCGAGCTGAGCGGTACGGTAGTTGTTGTAGGCGCCGGGAATACCGCGATTGATGCGGCGAATGCGGCACGGCGGTTGGGGGCAGAGACCGTCTATCTTCTGTACCGGCGCGGCGAGAGCGATATGTCGGCATTTGACTTTGAATACGAGCACGCAAAGCAGGAGGGGGTGCAGTTTCTGTGGCGTCGGCAGCCTTATGCGATTCGCGCGAGCGAGCGTGGCCGGCTTCTGCTAGATACGGTGCAGGTGAGCGAAGTAGACAAGGCGCTACTGCCGATTTCCGATTCGCAATACACCATTGAATGCGATTATGTTGTTCCGGCAATCGGGCAGTCTCCGTTTGCCCAGCTGGTGCAAGAGTTGCGCCGCATTGAATTGCGCGGCGGAGTGATCGTAACCGATCCGGAAACGGGGCAGACCGGCAATTCACGTTACTTCGCGGGCGGTGACTGCGCGAATGGCGGTCGCGAAGTGGTGGACGCGGTGGCCGACGGCAAGCGCGCCGCGCAGGCCATCCTGAAGATTGCGGAGGCGGCTTATGCCTGA
- the preA gene encoding NAD-dependent dihydropyrimidine dehydrogenase subunit PreA: protein MPDIRVHQFAGRIDAPNPFWLASAPPTNCGEQIMRAFDAGWGGAVWKTIGEPVTNVCSRYSATDWNGQRMMGLNNIELISDRSVEENLREMALVKKRYPYHAIIASLMVASNREAWHEIVQRAEDAGADGLELNFGCPHGMSERGMGSAVGQVPEYTEMITAWVKEKARTPVLVKLTPNISDIRTIARAAKRGGADGLSAINTINSITGIDLDTFVPRPNVDGKSSHGGYCGPAVKPIALNMVQQIMGDPEAALPLSGIGGISTWRDAVEFMLLGAGTVQVCTAVMHYGYRVVEDMAEGLENWMRSKGFATIEDFRGLSVPKVTEWKHLNLNYKIVAHINEQKCIGCDLCHIACWDGAHQCIHLDRVEGPVDGPAEVHDTPAMIEDRTRTSIACTPVTRKERTAAAANHGPYPTPLNKIPRVDETECVGCNLCALVCPVDNCITMVRVDGGVPAETWDQRTHGAECAVEPQRS from the coding sequence ATGCCTGATATTCGCGTACATCAGTTCGCAGGCCGCATCGATGCGCCCAATCCATTCTGGCTGGCCTCGGCACCACCCACCAATTGCGGCGAGCAGATCATGCGCGCGTTCGACGCTGGCTGGGGCGGAGCAGTATGGAAGACCATTGGCGAACCCGTGACCAATGTTTGTTCGCGCTATTCCGCGACGGATTGGAATGGCCAGCGCATGATGGGCCTGAACAATATCGAACTCATCAGCGACCGAAGCGTCGAAGAAAACCTGCGCGAAATGGCGCTCGTGAAAAAGCGCTATCCCTATCACGCGATTATTGCGTCTCTGATGGTGGCATCGAACCGCGAAGCGTGGCACGAAATTGTGCAGCGCGCCGAAGATGCCGGGGCTGATGGCCTGGAATTAAACTTCGGCTGTCCGCATGGCATGAGCGAACGCGGCATGGGTTCGGCAGTTGGCCAGGTTCCTGAATACACCGAGATGATCACGGCATGGGTGAAGGAAAAAGCGCGCACGCCGGTGCTAGTAAAGCTCACACCCAATATCAGCGACATCCGCACGATTGCACGCGCTGCAAAACGCGGTGGCGCCGATGGGCTTTCGGCAATCAATACCATCAATTCAATTACCGGGATCGATCTGGATACTTTTGTGCCGCGGCCGAATGTGGATGGCAAGAGTTCGCATGGCGGCTACTGCGGGCCGGCGGTAAAGCCGATCGCGCTGAATATGGTGCAACAGATCATGGGTGATCCTGAGGCGGCGCTTCCGCTGTCGGGTATCGGAGGCATTTCAACGTGGCGCGATGCGGTTGAATTCATGCTCCTCGGTGCCGGTACGGTTCAGGTCTGCACGGCAGTGATGCATTACGGCTACCGCGTAGTCGAAGATATGGCCGAGGGCCTTGAGAACTGGATGCGGTCGAAGGGATTCGCAACGATTGAGGATTTCCGCGGTTTGTCCGTCCCTAAAGTGACCGAGTGGAAGCATCTGAATTTGAATTACAAGATTGTGGCGCACATCAACGAGCAGAAGTGCATTGGCTGCGATCTGTGCCACATTGCCTGCTGGGACGGCGCCCATCAATGCATCCACCTTGATCGCGTGGAGGGCCCTGTTGACGGCCCGGCAGAGGTGCATGACACGCCCGCGATGATTGAAGATCGCACCCGAACGTCGATTGCCTGCACGCCGGTGACGCGCAAGGAGCGCACAGCAGCGGCGGCGAATCACGGTCCGTATCCTACGCCGCTCAATAAGATTCCTCGCGTGGATGAAACCGAGTGCGTAGGCTGCAATCTGTGCGCGTTGGTGTGCCCAGTGGACAATTGCATCACCATGGTGCGCGTCGATGGTGGAGTTCCCGCGGAGACGTGGGATCAGCGCACGCATGGCGCTGAGTGCGCGGTGGAACCGCAGCGGTCGTAG
- the hydA gene encoding dihydropyrimidinase: MPSILIQNGTIVNADSTVKADLLIDGAIIKEVRAGIPASAADTIVDASGLLVMPGGIDAHTHLDMPFGGTCSADDFETGTRAAAIGGTTTIVDFAIQARGTRMRSALDTWWKKAEGKACIDYGLHMIITDLPDAGLEDMDDMVREGVASFKLFMAYPNVLMVDDATIFKAMRQTAKNGALICMHAENGSVIDVIVQQALAEGKTAPIYHALTRPTVAEAEAVHRAIAMAEMAGVPVYIVHLSSEDALNQVREARDRGLPAFAETCPQYLLLSIEDNMQDKGWEGAKYVFTPPLREKRNQPKLWQGLRKDHLQVVSTDHCPFCFEDQKALGKDDFTKIPNGGPGIENRLQLLHHHGVGQGNLSLNRFVELVSTAPARIFGMYPKKGVLAAGSDADIVLWDEKADLTISAATHHMRVDYSMFEGFKVRGNARDVYSRGELIVSKGKFIGKPGRGQYLRREARGGAWK, encoded by the coding sequence ATGCCTTCGATTCTCATTCAAAACGGAACCATCGTTAATGCCGACTCGACGGTAAAGGCTGATCTATTAATCGACGGCGCGATCATCAAGGAGGTGCGCGCGGGAATTCCGGCTAGTGCGGCTGACACGATTGTTGATGCATCCGGACTGCTGGTGATGCCGGGCGGCATCGACGCGCATACCCATCTCGACATGCCATTTGGCGGGACTTGCTCTGCGGATGACTTTGAGACGGGCACACGTGCGGCGGCCATCGGCGGTACGACCACGATAGTTGACTTCGCGATCCAGGCCCGCGGCACCAGGATGCGCTCGGCTCTCGACACCTGGTGGAAGAAGGCGGAGGGCAAGGCCTGCATCGACTACGGCCTGCACATGATCATCACCGATCTGCCAGACGCGGGCCTCGAAGACATGGACGACATGGTGCGCGAGGGAGTGGCCAGTTTCAAATTGTTCATGGCCTATCCCAACGTATTGATGGTCGACGACGCCACGATCTTCAAAGCGATGCGGCAGACCGCGAAGAACGGCGCGCTGATCTGCATGCATGCGGAGAACGGGTCAGTGATTGATGTGATAGTCCAGCAGGCTTTGGCCGAAGGCAAGACCGCACCCATCTATCACGCCCTGACGCGTCCAACAGTCGCCGAGGCCGAGGCAGTGCATCGCGCGATTGCGATGGCGGAGATGGCCGGCGTTCCCGTTTACATCGTCCATCTATCGAGCGAGGATGCTCTGAATCAGGTTCGCGAAGCGCGTGATCGCGGCCTTCCCGCATTCGCCGAAACCTGCCCGCAATATCTGTTGCTCTCCATCGAGGACAACATGCAGGACAAGGGCTGGGAGGGCGCAAAGTATGTATTCACGCCACCCCTCCGCGAGAAACGCAATCAGCCGAAGTTGTGGCAGGGTCTGCGCAAAGATCATTTGCAAGTTGTCTCGACCGACCATTGCCCATTCTGTTTCGAGGATCAGAAAGCACTAGGCAAGGACGACTTCACCAAAATTCCCAACGGCGGGCCCGGCATCGAAAACCGCCTCCAGTTACTTCATCACCACGGTGTAGGCCAGGGAAATCTCTCGCTCAACCGCTTCGTGGAACTCGTCTCCACAGCCCCCGCTCGCATCTTCGGTATGTATCCGAAGAAAGGCGTGCTGGCTGCGGGCAGCGATGCCGACATTGTCTTGTGGGACGAAAAGGCCGATCTCACCATCTCGGCAGCCACCCATCACATGCGGGTGGATTACTCAATGTTTGAGGGGTTCAAGGTGCGCGGAAATGCGCGGGATGTTTATTCGCGTGGGGAACTGATCGTGTCGAAGGGCAAATTCATCGGCAAGCCCGGCCGAGGTCAGTATCTACGCCGCGAAGCCCGTGGCGGCGCGTGGAAATAA
- a CDS encoding NCS1 family nucleobase:cation symporter-1, which produces MSTVDPTLSNCDLAPTTPAQRTWTTYSYIALWFSMSMEITTYQLASSLIAKGMDWKQAVGTVLLGNLIVLVPMLLNAHAGTRYGIPFPVFIRAPFGVRGANLPAILRAVVACGWFGIQSWIGGTAIHSMLAVIWPGVAGSAFAKWACFLLFWLLNMVIVWRGVESIRHLQAFGAPFMFIMAAALLIWVRIKAGSFGSMLSTPSQFHSTGEFMGVFFPSLTAMVGYWATLALNIPDFTRYSKSQHAQAYGQAFGLPVAMTLYTFVGISVTSASTVLFGRPIWNPIELIGAFHQPVVAFIALIAILIATLNVNIGANVVSPSNDFSNLYPRLISFRTGGLITGFLGLAMCPWKLLATPDAYIFGWLVGYSGLLGPVAGIMVSDYFLIRKTELDVNSLYHSEGMYHYTRGINPRAIVALVIGVAIALVGLGVKPLHFLYDYAWFVGFFTAGGIYVALMKFAGPVAEGAPAFESAGSRGDAD; this is translated from the coding sequence TTGAGTACAGTCGACCCCACTTTATCCAACTGCGACTTGGCGCCGACCACGCCCGCGCAGCGCACCTGGACCACGTACAGTTACATCGCGCTGTGGTTCTCCATGTCGATGGAGATCACGACGTATCAGCTTGCATCGTCGCTGATTGCCAAGGGAATGGACTGGAAGCAGGCGGTGGGCACGGTGCTGCTGGGGAATCTGATCGTGCTGGTGCCGATGCTGCTGAATGCACATGCGGGAACGCGGTATGGGATTCCGTTCCCGGTGTTCATTCGCGCGCCCTTCGGAGTGCGGGGAGCAAATCTGCCGGCGATTCTGCGGGCGGTGGTGGCTTGCGGATGGTTCGGCATCCAGTCGTGGATCGGTGGCACAGCGATTCATTCGATGCTGGCGGTGATCTGGCCTGGAGTTGCGGGATCGGCCTTCGCGAAATGGGCGTGCTTTCTGCTGTTCTGGCTGCTGAACATGGTGATTGTGTGGCGCGGGGTGGAGTCGATCCGGCATCTGCAGGCGTTTGGCGCGCCCTTCATGTTCATCATGGCGGCGGCGCTGCTGATCTGGGTGCGGATCAAGGCGGGGAGTTTTGGATCGATGCTTTCGACGCCGAGCCAGTTTCATTCAACGGGTGAATTTATGGGAGTATTTTTCCCGTCGCTGACGGCAATGGTGGGCTACTGGGCAACGCTCGCGCTCAACATTCCGGACTTCACGCGCTACTCCAAGTCGCAGCACGCGCAGGCTTATGGACAGGCCTTCGGGCTGCCTGTGGCGATGACACTTTACACGTTTGTGGGCATCTCGGTGACATCGGCGTCAACGGTGCTGTTTGGGCGGCCAATCTGGAACCCAATCGAGTTGATCGGCGCGTTTCATCAACCGGTCGTGGCATTCATTGCATTGATCGCTATCCTGATCGCCACGCTGAATGTGAACATTGGCGCCAATGTTGTTTCACCGTCGAACGACTTTTCCAATCTCTATCCGAGGCTCATCAGCTTTCGTACGGGCGGGCTGATTACGGGATTTCTCGGTCTTGCCATGTGCCCATGGAAACTCCTCGCAACCCCGGATGCTTACATCTTTGGCTGGCTCGTCGGTTATTCCGGCCTGCTGGGACCTGTGGCGGGCATCATGGTTTCGGATTATTTCCTGATCCGCAAGACCGAACTCGATGTGAACTCGCTCTACCACTCCGAAGGCATGTATCACTACACACGCGGCATCAATCCGCGGGCGATTGTGGCGTTGGTTATCGGAGTGGCGATTGCATTGGTGGGGCTCGGCGTGAAGCCGCTGCACTTCTTGTATGACTACGCGTGGTTCGTTGGTTTTTTTACGGCGGGCGGAATCTATGTGGCCCTGATGAAGTTTGCTGGACCGGTGGCGGAAGGTGCGCCGGCCTTTGAATCTGCGGGTTCGCGGGGGGATGCAGATTAA
- a CDS encoding ABC transporter ATP-binding protein — MMQITPAAASPVFRSTREPNLRVQANSSLSGSPLIHVHDLEKTYRTARGALTLFKELDLTVSPGELVAIVGQSGAGKSTLLHILGALDAPTAGTVHCASINVATLNAREAAAFRNREIGYVWQFHYLLPEFSALENVAMPLLARGITRREALDAASNWLKEVDLEDRGDHRPGELSGGEQQRVALARALVGNPRLLLADEPTGDLDETTAGRVFDLLERLHVTHGLTSILVTHNLDLAARCTRTLRLEGGRLHTVGVAQVEVPPTAGAHPGRDQ, encoded by the coding sequence ATGATGCAAATCACTCCAGCGGCTGCCAGCCCGGTCTTCCGCTCTACGCGGGAGCCGAACTTGCGAGTGCAGGCGAATTCCTCCCTGAGCGGTTCTCCGCTCATCCATGTCCACGATCTCGAAAAGACTTATCGCACCGCGCGCGGAGCGCTCACTCTCTTCAAAGAACTTGATTTGACAGTATCTCCAGGGGAACTGGTGGCCATCGTCGGCCAGTCGGGAGCGGGAAAGAGCACACTTTTGCACATTCTGGGCGCTCTTGATGCGCCGACAGCGGGCACTGTACACTGCGCATCAATCAACGTAGCAACTCTCAATGCTCGAGAGGCTGCGGCCTTTCGCAACCGCGAGATTGGCTACGTGTGGCAGTTTCACTACCTGTTACCGGAGTTTTCAGCGCTGGAAAACGTTGCGATGCCGCTACTGGCCCGTGGAATTACTCGTCGAGAGGCTCTAGATGCTGCATCTAATTGGCTTAAGGAGGTCGACCTGGAGGATCGTGGTGACCACCGGCCGGGAGAGCTTTCAGGTGGAGAGCAGCAGCGCGTGGCGCTGGCCCGGGCACTCGTCGGAAATCCGCGGCTTCTGTTGGCAGACGAACCTACCGGCGATCTGGATGAAACGACAGCCGGGCGCGTTTTTGATCTTTTAGAACGATTGCACGTAACCCACGGGCTCACTTCAATTTTGGTGACCCACAACCTGGATCTGGCCGCGCGGTGTACGCGGACTCTGCGCCTGGAGGGCGGGCGCCTTCATACTGTGGGAGTTGCCCAAGTGGAAGTTCCCCCCACAGCGGGAGCTCACCCCGGCAGGGACCAGTAA
- a CDS encoding ATP-dependent Clp protease ATP-binding subunit, producing MFERYTEKARRVIFFARYEASQFGSPYIETEHLLLGLLREDKALTNRFLRSHASVESIRKQIEAHTTIREKVSTSVDLPLSNECKRVLAYAAEEAERLGHKHIGTEHLLLGLLREEKCFASEILQERGLKLAQIRDELARVTQEKAPQQARQRESSLLAEFSRDLTQAAMDGQLDPLVGRDGELERVIQILCRRTKNNPVLIGEPGVGKTAIVEGLAQRIADGEVPSFLADKRVLALDLSLIVAGTKYRGQFEERLKTIMKELMENQNSIIFIDELHTLVGAGSAEGSLDAANILKPALSRGEIQCIGATTPAEYRKSIEKDRSLERRFQAVKVPPPNEADAIKIINGIKDRYEKFHAVSYTDAAIEFAVSHSNRYIPDRFLPDKAIDLIDEAGARVKLRQTSLPEEITEVQKRIKFIVHRMDSAIANHEFEKARFYSDEERKERENLRALRDKYHLDDSAAGIVGREDIEDVVSRWTGVPVTSIKEEETQKLLRVEEELHKRIISQEKAISALARAIRRSRAGLKSPARPIGSFLFLGPTGVGKTEVARTLANFLFGSDKALIRFDMSEFMEKHSVSKLIGSPPGYVGYEEGGQLTERVKRSPYSVVLLDEIEKAHPDVFNILLQVFEDGQLTDGLGNTVDFKNTILIMTSNIGARHLQKKQGLGFQSDREDLVNDKVEELVKQEVKKTFNPEFLNRLDEVILFMSLSDGDLIQIVELLVQSLNANLAQKAITISVTEEAKKWILDKTLGDRSYGARPLRRALQRYVEDPLSEALIAGQIQARPAFLEVYLENNQLFYRPVSADVTASDEKAAGILLYSA from the coding sequence ATGTTCGAACGCTATACGGAGAAGGCACGACGCGTGATCTTCTTCGCGCGTTATGAGGCCAGCCAGTTTGGTTCGCCCTATATCGAGACCGAGCATTTATTGCTGGGGCTTTTGCGCGAAGACAAGGCGTTAACCAATCGCTTTTTGCGTTCGCACGCCTCGGTGGAGTCGATTCGCAAACAGATTGAGGCGCATACCACGATTCGCGAGAAGGTGTCGACGAGTGTCGACCTGCCGCTTTCAAACGAGTGCAAGCGCGTCCTGGCCTACGCAGCCGAGGAAGCCGAGCGTCTCGGGCACAAGCATATCGGTACCGAACATCTGCTGTTAGGCCTGCTGCGCGAAGAAAAGTGCTTCGCGTCTGAGATTCTGCAGGAGCGCGGCCTCAAGCTCGCGCAGATTCGCGACGAACTGGCGCGGGTAACGCAGGAGAAGGCACCGCAACAGGCACGGCAGCGTGAATCGAGTCTGCTGGCCGAGTTCAGCCGCGACTTGACCCAAGCCGCCATGGACGGACAGCTTGATCCGCTGGTTGGCCGCGACGGCGAACTGGAACGCGTGATTCAGATCCTGTGCCGCCGCACCAAGAACAACCCGGTGCTCATCGGCGAGCCCGGCGTGGGCAAGACGGCAATCGTTGAAGGATTGGCACAGCGCATCGCTGATGGTGAAGTGCCAAGTTTTCTCGCCGACAAGCGGGTGCTTGCCCTGGATCTGTCGCTCATCGTGGCCGGCACCAAGTATCGCGGCCAGTTTGAAGAGCGACTGAAGACCATCATGAAAGAGCTGATGGAGAATCAAAACTCCATCATCTTTATCGACGAGTTGCATACACTCGTTGGCGCTGGATCTGCAGAGGGTTCGCTTGACGCAGCTAACATCCTCAAACCCGCTCTCTCTCGTGGCGAGATTCAGTGCATTGGCGCCACCACGCCGGCTGAGTATCGCAAATCGATCGAGAAAGATCGCTCGCTCGAGCGGCGCTTCCAGGCTGTGAAGGTTCCACCGCCTAACGAAGCAGATGCCATCAAGATCATCAACGGCATCAAGGATCGCTACGAAAAATTCCACGCGGTCAGCTACACCGATGCCGCCATCGAGTTCGCTGTATCGCACTCCAATCGCTATATCCCCGATCGCTTCCTGCCCGATAAGGCCATCGATTTGATCGACGAAGCCGGCGCCCGCGTAAAGCTGCGTCAGACCTCGCTGCCTGAGGAGATCACCGAAGTCCAGAAGCGCATCAAGTTCATCGTGCACCGTATGGATTCGGCGATTGCGAATCACGAATTCGAAAAGGCTCGCTTCTACTCAGACGAGGAGCGCAAAGAACGCGAAAACCTGCGCGCCCTGCGTGACAAGTACCATCTCGATGACTCCGCTGCCGGCATCGTAGGCCGCGAAGACATTGAAGATGTCGTCAGCCGCTGGACCGGGGTTCCCGTTACCAGCATCAAGGAAGAAGAGACGCAGAAACTGTTGCGTGTGGAAGAAGAACTCCACAAGCGCATCATCTCGCAGGAGAAGGCCATCTCCGCACTGGCGCGAGCAATACGCCGGTCGAGAGCTGGATTGAAATCGCCTGCGCGGCCGATTGGAAGCTTCCTGTTCCTCGGACCTACCGGCGTGGGCAAGACGGAAGTGGCGCGCACGCTTGCTAACTTCCTCTTTGGATCGGACAAGGCGCTCATCCGCTTCGACATGTCGGAGTTCATGGAAAAACACTCGGTGTCGAAACTGATCGGTTCGCCTCCGGGATACGTGGGCTACGAGGAGGGCGGCCAGCTAACCGAACGCGTCAAGCGGTCTCCTTATTCGGTCGTCTTGCTCGACGAAATCGAGAAGGCGCATCCGGACGTGTTCAACATCCTGCTGCAGGTGTTTGAAGACGGCCAGTTGACGGATGGACTGGGCAACACGGTTGACTTCAAGAACACGATCCTAATCATGACGTCGAACATCGGCGCACGGCACCTGCAGAAGAAGCAGGGGCTCGGCTTCCAGAGTGATCGCGAAGACCTGGTCAACGACAAGGTTGAAGAACTGGTGAAGCAGGAAGTCAAGAAGACCTTCAATCCTGAGTTCCTCAACAGACTGGATGAGGTCATTCTGTTCATGTCCTTGTCAGATGGTGATCTGATTCAGATCGTCGAGCTGCTGGTGCAGAGCTTGAACGCCAACTTGGCTCAGAAGGCAATTACCATCTCGGTGACCGAAGAGGCCAAGAAGTGGATACTCGACAAGACCCTCGGCGACCGCAGCTACGGTGCTCGTCCTTTGCGCCGTGCCCTGCAGCGCTACGTTGAAGATCCACTGTCTGAGGCGCTCATCGCAGGCCAGATACAGGCACGCCCGGCCTTCCTTGAGGTCTATCTCGAAAACAACCAGCTCTTCTATCGTCCGGTAAGCGCAGACGTAACGGCGAGCGATGAGAAGGCCGCCGGAATTCTGCTGTACAGCGCTTAG
- a CDS encoding aminotransferase class III-fold pyridoxal phosphate-dependent enzyme translates to MADIVTHPELTAEEVSSLTRKTNYGTWRFQKTWKPLYIADAEGCWITDGAGKRYLDFSAQLMCVNLGHKNAAVVESIGRQARELAFVGPAYATEARARLSAKLLEVLPAGLEKFFFATSGTEANEAAFKIARMYTGKNKIISRYRSYHGSTAGSIAATGDPRRWAMEPAGKIHNVVFAPETNCYDCPIKHAYPGCNVACVDYIEHMIENESDVAAIILEPVVGTNGVLIPPPEYFPRLREICDRHGVLMIDDEVMAGWGRTGKWFAVDHWGVKPDILVTAKGITSAYVPLGLCATTKKIADHFEDHYFSHGHTYEAHPITLGPAVTTIEEMQRLKLVERSAELEPYVRQKLEVLREKHPSIGDVRGLGLFFAVELVKNRKTKQPFNTMRDKVEGRALVVDQIAAKMMADGVAQQAWVSHFVIAPPLIVTKEEIDFGIDALDRHLGIADALVE, encoded by the coding sequence ATGGCCGATATCGTCACTCATCCAGAATTGACGGCAGAAGAAGTCAGCAGCCTTACTCGTAAGACCAACTACGGCACTTGGCGCTTTCAGAAGACCTGGAAGCCGCTTTACATCGCCGATGCTGAGGGTTGCTGGATCACGGATGGCGCGGGCAAACGCTACCTCGATTTCAGTGCGCAACTCATGTGCGTCAACCTCGGCCATAAGAACGCTGCGGTGGTGGAGTCGATCGGCAGGCAGGCGCGCGAGCTGGCCTTTGTCGGTCCTGCATATGCGACGGAAGCGCGTGCCAGGCTCAGTGCGAAGCTGCTTGAAGTCTTGCCGGCGGGGCTGGAAAAATTCTTCTTTGCCACCAGCGGTACGGAAGCAAATGAAGCGGCATTCAAGATTGCCCGCATGTACACGGGAAAGAACAAGATCATTTCCCGCTACCGGTCGTATCACGGGTCAACGGCGGGCTCAATCGCCGCTACGGGTGACCCTCGCCGCTGGGCGATGGAGCCGGCGGGCAAAATCCACAACGTGGTGTTTGCGCCGGAGACGAATTGCTACGACTGTCCGATCAAGCACGCGTATCCCGGCTGCAATGTCGCGTGCGTCGACTACATCGAGCACATGATCGAGAACGAGAGCGATGTGGCGGCAATCATTCTTGAGCCGGTGGTGGGGACCAACGGAGTATTGATTCCGCCGCCAGAGTACTTTCCGCGGCTGCGCGAAATCTGCGATCGACATGGCGTGTTGATGATCGATGACGAGGTGATGGCAGGGTGGGGCCGCACCGGAAAGTGGTTTGCCGTCGATCATTGGGGTGTGAAGCCGGACATCCTAGTTACGGCTAAGGGAATTACTTCGGCATACGTGCCCCTGGGTCTCTGCGCGACGACAAAGAAGATTGCGGACCACTTTGAGGATCACTATTTTTCGCATGGGCACACCTATGAAGCGCATCCCATCACGCTCGGGCCCGCGGTAACCACCATTGAAGAGATGCAGCGCCTCAAGCTCGTGGAGCGTTCCGCTGAGCTTGAGCCGTATGTGAGGCAGAAGCTCGAAGTGCTGAGAGAAAAGCACCCATCGATTGGGGATGTGCGGGGGCTCGGGCTTTTCTTCGCGGTGGAACTGGTGAAGAACCGCAAGACAAAGCAGCCCTTCAACACCATGCGGGACAAGGTGGAAGGCAGGGCGCTGGTGGTTGATCAGATTGCCGCGAAGATGATGGCGGATGGCGTGGCGCAGCAGGCATGGGTAAGCCACTTCGTGATTGCACCGCCGCTGATCGTGACCAAAGAAGAAATTGATTTTGGTATCGACGCGCTCGACCGACATCTTGGGATCGCGGACGCGCTGGTGGAGTAA